In Ostrea edulis chromosome 4, xbOstEdul1.1, whole genome shotgun sequence, a single window of DNA contains:
- the LOC125672190 gene encoding beta-1,3-galactosyltransferase 5-like translates to MKRNQSYFRFVFLSCLVTFTLMYLTIDNEKTHIYVEEGGGEIVLQERNHLFDFETTVPAGRVIKTKTVYPVGMYAPYLINNRNMCRKYEKISALVMVHTSVRNFWRRKEMRRTWLNISHYSPENLQVIFLVGTIDNKTVQEQLTNESLRHRDIIQGDFVDSYRNLTNKGVMGYRWITENCMNAEIVIKIDDDSFINFFKFFEDFSFLKTRKRFIFCNKINSNSMPIIRKSSSKWYVSDRFYKARDTYPHTYCSGFVVFISTDLIPALYQAVFTAPFFWVDDFYLFGLLPSRVKNVVHENFGGNLTFMHPEGLKCYRESKRKCKYLVMPARDKEIDFMWKAVIADRHQSVYGNYYMTLKNSYN, encoded by the coding sequence ATGAAGAGAAACCAATCGTACTTTAGATTTGTCTTCCTGTCGTGTTTAGTGACTTTTACGTTAATGTATCTAACAATAGATAATGAAAAAACACATATATATGTGGAGGAGGGAGGGGGTGAGATTGTATTGCAGGAACGCAAtcatttgttcgattttgagaCCACCGTCCCTGCAGGCAGGGTAATAAAAACTAAAACTGTGTACCCAGTGGGCATGTATGCACCTTATCTCATCAACAACAGAAATATGTGTCGAAAGTATGAAAAAATATCCGCGTTAGTAATGGTTCACACTTCTGTACGAAATTTCTGGAGAAGGAAAGAGATGAGACGGACTTGGCTCAATATTTCCCACTACAGTCCAGAGAATCTGCAAGTGATATTTCTGGTTGGCACGATAGACAATAAGACTGTTCAGGAACAGTTGACTAACGAAAGTCTACGTCATCGCGATATCATACAAGGTGACTTCGTGGACTCCTACAGGAACCTAACCAACAAGGGCGTGATGGGGTACAGATGGATCACAGAAAATTGCATGAATGCAGAAATAGTCATCAAAATAGATGATGATTCCTTCATtaattttttcaagttttttgaagatttttcgtTTTTGAAAACACGTAAACGGTTCATCTTCTGCAATAAAATTAATTCGAATTCAATGCCAATAATTCGGAAATCTTCAAGTAAGTGGTATGTGAGTGATAGGTTTTACAAAGCCCGGGACACATATCCGCATACATACTGCAGTGGTTTTGTGGTTTTTATTTCCACAGACCTGATTCCTGCTCTCTATCAGGCAGTTTTTACTGCTCCGTTCTTCTGGGTGGACGATTTCTACCTGTTTGGGTTGCTTCCAAGTCGTGTGAAGAATGTGGTGCACGAAAATTTTGGTGGAAATTTAACCTTTATGCACCCAGAGGGACTCAAATGTTACAGAGAAAGTAAACGGAAGTGCAAGTATCTGGTGATGCCAGCGAGGGATAAAGAGATCGATTTTATGTGGAAAGCCGTGATTGCCGACAGACATCAAAGTGTGTATGGGAATTACTATATGACGTTAAAAAATTCGTATAATTAA